From the genome of Bacteroides sp. MSB163, one region includes:
- a CDS encoding IPT/TIG domain-containing protein encodes MNKTYKLSALWMMCLILLGCLSFSACDDGDEEDTNQYKGGISLNVFGPSPVARGGVLRFLGSGMDKIQSVSIPGCGEITDIEVISANEIRVTVPQTAEVGYVTLKTPTGEITTKTKITYTEPIGVETITPNPVKPGDVLTIKGEYLNLIKEVIFFEELPVGEADFIAHSRQEIQVKVPMEAKTGDVTLADASSDDPDALRNLIHVKGLVIILPSVEAPLDLTAKKPGDEIVVKGKDLDLVNTVKMPNGEEVEFAYDKSEGGEETITFILPENATDGAVVMIPASGVEVAIANIGMALPEKVVATPADGLRGGDVITLTGVNMELVTTITFPGMEEAVEPASKSATEVKVAMPAAAISGELLLNTASGTSVPVTIATLKPEFMSFANDAVSLGGDVTIQGKNLDLVAKVVYTGGAEVEVTPVSTTELTVEMPTMGTESGVLTLVMANGESVETGKLTINAPEFCYIPVLPGEETELKGGEIFEIGVANGDKLTGVQVNSQNVQYIINGDKLYISIPQAAGKGTKVTLISSNGTIDYSIDFVPATEITTVIWTGIGDVGSWGGMSDLSWGGYDWSTVTAGTDLTVHFAEYETADYWKIRFGNGSWAALPGSGGDISLEAGAKSYTLTLTQEMIDELVNNGGLVMTGCNYIIGKITLTEHISLETAVWKGSLDMAAWSVNHEMKPNTMFVDAGLKAGMTLRLYFDVYDADSKVKLFDGHWGGLFDGAELVPDASGVIAISVDDDLATKLTTLIDWGYSFIVQGTGCTLTKVTIE; translated from the coding sequence ATGAACAAGACATATAAACTTTCGGCACTTTGGATGATGTGCCTCATACTCTTGGGTTGCTTGTCATTTTCGGCCTGCGATGATGGAGATGAAGAAGATACTAATCAATATAAAGGTGGTATCAGCTTGAATGTGTTTGGTCCCAGTCCTGTAGCCCGTGGCGGTGTACTCCGCTTCCTGGGTAGCGGAATGGATAAGATACAATCTGTATCTATTCCCGGATGCGGGGAGATTACTGATATAGAAGTAATCAGTGCGAATGAGATACGTGTAACCGTTCCTCAAACGGCTGAAGTAGGGTATGTTACTCTGAAAACACCTACGGGAGAGATTACTACAAAGACTAAGATTACTTATACCGAGCCTATCGGTGTGGAGACGATTACACCTAATCCGGTGAAACCTGGCGATGTACTCACCATCAAGGGTGAATATCTGAATCTTATTAAAGAAGTAATCTTTTTTGAAGAGTTACCGGTAGGTGAGGCTGATTTCATCGCACACTCACGCCAGGAAATTCAGGTGAAAGTTCCAATGGAAGCAAAGACAGGTGACGTGACTTTGGCTGATGCTTCTTCCGATGATCCCGATGCTTTGCGTAACCTGATCCATGTGAAGGGGCTTGTTATTATTCTGCCTTCTGTGGAAGCCCCGCTTGACCTGACTGCAAAGAAACCGGGTGATGAAATTGTAGTGAAAGGTAAAGACCTTGATTTGGTAAATACGGTGAAGATGCCAAATGGTGAAGAAGTGGAATTTGCATACGATAAATCTGAAGGAGGTGAAGAAACCATCACATTTATATTACCTGAAAATGCAACGGATGGAGCTGTTGTGATGATTCCCGCTTCGGGTGTGGAAGTAGCTATTGCCAACATTGGCATGGCACTGCCTGAAAAGGTAGTAGCAACTCCGGCTGACGGATTGCGCGGCGGTGATGTGATTACATTGACGGGTGTCAATATGGAACTGGTGACTACCATTACTTTCCCGGGTATGGAAGAGGCTGTAGAGCCTGCTTCGAAGAGTGCTACCGAAGTGAAAGTAGCGATGCCTGCTGCTGCCATCAGTGGTGAGTTGCTGCTGAACACGGCAAGTGGTACTTCCGTACCGGTGACTATTGCTACTCTGAAACCGGAATTCATGTCATTTGCCAATGATGCCGTTTCTTTGGGTGGTGATGTAACTATTCAAGGTAAGAATCTTGACTTGGTAGCTAAGGTGGTCTATACCGGTGGTGCCGAAGTGGAAGTAACCCCCGTTTCTACAACAGAACTGACTGTAGAGATGCCTACTATGGGCACGGAATCCGGTGTATTGACATTGGTGATGGCAAATGGAGAGAGTGTTGAAACGGGAAAACTTACTATTAATGCTCCCGAGTTCTGCTACATCCCTGTATTGCCGGGTGAAGAAACGGAGTTGAAAGGTGGCGAGATATTCGAGATTGGGGTCGCAAATGGTGATAAACTGACAGGTGTTCAGGTAAATAGCCAGAATGTTCAGTATATCATCAACGGTGATAAACTCTATATAAGTATTCCGCAGGCAGCTGGTAAAGGGACTAAGGTAACATTGATTTCTTCTAACGGCACGATTGATTATAGCATTGATTTCGTTCCGGCGACTGAGATTACAACCGTCATCTGGACGGGTATTGGTGATGTAGGTTCTTGGGGAGGCATGTCCGACCTGTCCTGGGGTGGCTATGACTGGTCTACGGTGACTGCCGGAACAGACTTAACAGTTCATTTTGCTGAATATGAGACTGCTGATTATTGGAAAATCCGTTTTGGCAATGGGTCTTGGGCTGCATTGCCTGGCAGTGGTGGAGATATTTCACTTGAAGCCGGTGCTAAAAGCTATACGCTTACGTTGACTCAGGAAATGATTGATGAATTGGTTAATAATGGTGGGCTGGTTATGACCGGTTGCAATTACATCATTGGCAAGATTACCTTAACAGAACATATCAGCTTGGAAACTGCTGTGTGGAAAGGTAGCCTTGATATGGCAGCTTGGTCAGTGAATCATGAGATGAAACCTAACACCATGTTTGTAGATGCCGGACTGAAGGCAGGTATGACGTTGAGGCTCTATTTCGATGTGTATGATGCTGACAGTAAAGTGAAATTGTTCGATGGTCATTGGGGTGGTTTGTTTGATGGCGCGGAACTGGTACCCGATGCCAGTGGAGTGATTGCTATTTCTGTAGATGATGACTTGGCTACCAAATTGACGACTCTTATAGACTGGGGATATAGTTTTATTGTGCAAGGTACGGGTTGTACACTTACAAAAGTTACCATTGAATAG
- a CDS encoding glycan-binding surface protein has protein sequence MKMNIYFKGLVVSLLLIAGMFTSCEDQPDKFELTGGLPQVSYIRMPYLAQSDSLIVEASLKSVICLVGDNLTSIKELYFNDQKAQLNTSYITSHTMIVQIPDNIPEEVSDKIYMVTAAQDTVEYAFHVIVPKPMIASMSCEYATAGSEVTLYGNYFIDDPNVPLTVTLPDGKQLTTFTKLTNSTITFRMPECDTEGSIRVASIYGESTSTFHYLDSRGLMFDFDGKTGLGNHGWHEREIKTDETSLTGNFVQLGDGTSKMSVDGGWNDGVFAFEYWCGSWDSPQNVTSGDGIALHNLVDFTDFANMALKFEMYIPTSNPWSAGAMQICFAGYDKVTLSGNPIEGFDGVVAGANAKVFNGEDGLGAYGRALYRPWMDTGSYDTGDKWVTVTVPISNFTLDRLGAAAESVPSSPGDFASLTFFVVGGGVNGTECTPIIKLDNIRAVPNK, from the coding sequence ATGAAAATGAATATATATTTCAAAGGGTTGGTAGTAAGTCTGCTGCTGATTGCGGGAATGTTTACTTCATGTGAGGACCAGCCTGATAAGTTTGAGCTTACCGGTGGTCTGCCCCAGGTGAGTTATATACGTATGCCTTATTTGGCACAGTCGGATTCGCTTATTGTGGAGGCAAGTCTGAAATCTGTTATTTGCCTGGTGGGTGATAACCTTACAAGTATCAAGGAACTCTATTTTAATGATCAAAAGGCACAGTTGAATACCAGTTATATCACATCTCATACTATGATTGTACAGATACCTGACAATATACCTGAAGAAGTGAGTGACAAAATTTATATGGTGACTGCCGCGCAGGATACGGTAGAATATGCTTTCCATGTGATCGTTCCCAAGCCAATGATAGCTTCTATGTCATGTGAATACGCTACTGCCGGAAGTGAAGTGACTCTTTATGGAAATTACTTCATTGATGATCCTAATGTGCCGCTTACTGTAACTCTTCCTGATGGAAAGCAACTTACTACGTTTACAAAGCTCACTAATAGTACTATCACTTTCAGAATGCCCGAATGTGATACAGAGGGTTCTATTCGTGTAGCGTCTATTTATGGTGAAAGCACTTCTACGTTCCACTATCTTGATTCGCGTGGCCTTATGTTCGACTTTGACGGAAAGACTGGTTTGGGTAATCACGGTTGGCACGAAAGAGAAATCAAGACGGATGAAACCTCACTTACGGGCAACTTTGTCCAGTTGGGTGACGGTACATCAAAAATGAGTGTGGACGGTGGTTGGAACGACGGTGTATTTGCATTCGAATATTGGTGTGGTTCGTGGGATAGTCCGCAGAATGTGACATCGGGTGATGGTATTGCATTGCATAATCTGGTAGATTTTACAGATTTTGCTAATATGGCCTTGAAGTTCGAGATGTATATTCCTACGTCTAATCCGTGGAGTGCGGGTGCTATGCAGATTTGTTTTGCAGGTTATGACAAGGTGACGCTGAGTGGTAATCCTATAGAAGGATTTGACGGGGTTGTTGCAGGAGCCAATGCCAAGGTCTTTAATGGAGAAGATGGTTTAGGGGCATATGGTCGTGCGTTGTACCGCCCTTGGATGGATACCGGCTCTTACGATACCGGTGATAAATGGGTAACTGTAACCGTACCTATTTCCAACTTTACTCTCGACCGTTTAGGTGCAGCGGCTGAAAGTGTTCCCAGTTCACCGGGAGATTTTGCCAGTCTGACATTCTTCGTTGTAGGCGGAGGAGTGAATGGAACAGAGTGTACGCCGATTATCAAGCTTGATAATATCCGTGCGGTTCCCAATAAATAA
- a CDS encoding RagB/SusD family nutrient uptake outer membrane protein, whose product MKVSKLKYIAMGAILGLSFVSCEDFLDRPNEDSYNDGNYFQNDAQTKVSVNTLYNSPWYDFLSRGYYKIPEALSGNLLLGGSPYANFTVNGSDEDMKSTSNSLWAVNAQANTIYNRLKTANASESVKNTAMGECLAWKAMAYFYLVRIFGEVPIVHDNSSEIAAGNYNEKYKVKAADIYEYIIMTLEKAIELLPEENQAGRIDRWAAKGLLAKVYLTKSGINANGNGQRDADDLAKAASYAKDVINNSGKQLMANYEDIFKGENDFCDESLFGWRWTAEQNNYTCGNCLTSELAMKGFETYNCWGDWTAPSVDLQDAFSVSPLDNPTQRNQSDARRKATMMMAGDKYSYWWQDKGGFNYLDFLYDKEYAPGSNDGLQSGTGANIAKHLYGNTNDHIKTFGISPGQQCSSLSTHVLRLADIYLVYAEAVIGNNNSTTDASAIDAFYKVRQRAVSAYERPSSITLDQVLKERRLEMAFEGDYWFDLVRMSYYDVNKAMDIIKAQRRNGYYGLPDLYKEYKMNNVWNVDESTMYYETNTPKPNVTASIFKLPLPDEDVVYNPHLLDEAQHVDVRTEFVY is encoded by the coding sequence ATGAAAGTATCAAAACTTAAATATATAGCAATGGGAGCGATACTGGGATTATCCTTCGTATCGTGCGAGGATTTCCTTGACAGACCCAATGAGGATAGTTACAACGATGGCAACTATTTCCAGAATGATGCCCAGACCAAAGTAAGTGTCAATACACTTTACAATTCACCGTGGTACGATTTTTTGAGTCGTGGATATTATAAAATTCCTGAGGCTTTGTCGGGTAACTTGCTTTTGGGAGGAAGCCCTTATGCCAATTTTACGGTAAACGGCAGTGACGAAGATATGAAAAGTACATCTAACTCATTGTGGGCTGTCAATGCGCAGGCCAATACCATTTATAACCGATTGAAAACGGCCAATGCTTCTGAAAGTGTGAAGAATACCGCTATGGGCGAATGTCTGGCCTGGAAGGCGATGGCTTATTTTTATCTGGTACGTATTTTCGGTGAAGTGCCAATCGTTCATGATAACAGTTCGGAAATAGCGGCAGGCAACTACAATGAAAAATATAAAGTGAAAGCTGCCGACATTTATGAATATATCATTATGACCTTGGAAAAGGCCATTGAATTACTGCCGGAGGAAAATCAAGCTGGGCGTATAGACCGATGGGCTGCCAAAGGATTGCTGGCCAAAGTTTACCTGACAAAATCCGGAATCAACGCCAACGGAAACGGACAACGGGATGCAGATGACCTGGCTAAGGCTGCCAGTTATGCTAAAGATGTCATCAATAATTCAGGTAAACAGCTGATGGCTAATTATGAGGATATTTTCAAAGGAGAAAATGATTTTTGTGATGAGAGTTTGTTTGGCTGGCGCTGGACTGCTGAACAAAATAATTATACCTGTGGAAACTGTCTGACTTCGGAACTTGCCATGAAGGGCTTTGAAACTTATAATTGTTGGGGTGATTGGACTGCACCTTCTGTTGACTTGCAGGATGCGTTCAGTGTTTCTCCGCTTGATAATCCTACTCAGCGGAACCAGAGTGATGCCCGCCGCAAAGCCACAATGATGATGGCTGGTGATAAGTATAGTTATTGGTGGCAGGACAAGGGAGGATTCAATTATCTGGATTTTCTTTATGATAAGGAATATGCACCCGGTTCTAATGACGGTTTGCAGTCGGGCACCGGTGCCAATATCGCTAAGCATCTTTATGGAAATACAAACGACCATATCAAGACGTTCGGTATCAGTCCGGGACAACAATGCAGCTCGTTGAGTACTCATGTGCTCCGTCTGGCGGATATATATCTGGTTTATGCCGAGGCTGTAATCGGTAACAACAATTCTACTACGGATGCAAGTGCCATTGACGCTTTTTATAAAGTTCGCCAGCGTGCTGTATCTGCTTACGAAAGACCTTCCAGTATCACTCTTGACCAGGTTTTGAAGGAACGTCGTTTAGAAATGGCCTTTGAAGGTGACTATTGGTTCGACCTTGTTCGTATGTCTTATTACGATGTAAATAAAGCAATGGATATCATTAAAGCGCAACGCCGTAACGGTTACTATGGATTACCCGATCTCTATAAAGAATATAAGATGAACAATGTATGGAACGTAGATGAATCTACCATGTACTATGAGACTAATACTCCGAAACCTAATGTGACGGCATCTATTTTCAAACTCCCCCTTCCTGACGAAGATGTGGTGTATAATCCCCATTTGCTGGATGAGGCTCAACACGTGGATGTAAGAACGGAGTTTGTTTATTAA